Proteins encoded together in one Mycolicibacter minnesotensis window:
- a CDS encoding dihydrofolate reductase, whose amino-acid sequence MTISLIWAQSLSGVIGRAGGIPWRVPEDQARYKQLTLGHTVVMGRLTWESLPARVRPLPGRRNVVVTRSPDYVAEGATVVTSLDQALDADDIWVVGGAEIYALTLPLASQCEVTEIDIDLPVGEGDAVAPVLDESWLGSAGEWLTSKSGLRYRYVHYRRSVCPS is encoded by the coding sequence ATGACGATCAGTCTCATCTGGGCTCAGTCGCTCTCCGGGGTGATCGGCCGTGCCGGCGGGATCCCGTGGCGGGTGCCAGAGGACCAGGCCCGCTACAAGCAACTCACCCTCGGGCACACCGTCGTGATGGGGCGACTGACCTGGGAGTCGCTGCCCGCCAGAGTCCGGCCCTTGCCGGGCCGGCGCAATGTCGTGGTGACCCGCAGCCCTGACTATGTGGCCGAGGGTGCCACCGTCGTCACGTCGCTGGACCAGGCGCTCGATGCTGACGATATCTGGGTGGTCGGTGGTGCAGAGATCTATGCGTTGACGTTGCCGTTGGCCAGTCAGTGCGAAGTGACCGAGATCGACATCGATCTGCCGGTCGGCGAGGGCGATGCGGTTGCTCCGGTACTGGACGAGTCCTGGCTGGGCAGCGCGGGGGAGTGGTTGACCAGCAAGAGCGGTCTGCGTTATCGCTACGTGCATTACCGCCGGTCGGTGTGCCCGTCTTAA
- a CDS encoding thymidylate synthase, producing the protein MPIATPYEDLLRLVLAEGTPKADRTGTGTRSLFGHQLRYDLADGFPLITTKKVHLKSVIYELLWFLRGDSNIAWLNEHGVTIWDEWASETGDLGPVYGVQWRSWPTPSGEQVDQISAALHLLRTDPDSRRIIVSAWNVGEIAQMALAPCHALFQFYVADGKLSCQLYQRSADLFLGVPFNIASYALLTHMMAAQAGLGVGDFIWTGGDCHIYDNHVDQVTEQLSRTPRPYPKLVLAQRESIFDYTYEDIEIRDYDPHPAIKAPVAV; encoded by the coding sequence GTGCCGATTGCGACCCCGTACGAGGACCTCTTGCGGCTGGTTTTGGCCGAGGGAACCCCGAAGGCGGATCGAACCGGCACCGGGACCCGCAGCCTGTTCGGCCACCAGTTGCGCTATGACCTGGCCGACGGGTTCCCGCTGATCACCACCAAGAAGGTGCACCTCAAGTCGGTGATCTACGAGCTGCTGTGGTTTTTGCGTGGCGACTCCAACATCGCGTGGCTCAACGAGCACGGTGTCACAATCTGGGATGAATGGGCCTCTGAGACAGGAGATCTCGGACCGGTCTACGGAGTGCAGTGGCGGTCTTGGCCGACCCCGTCGGGCGAGCAGGTAGACCAGATCTCTGCGGCGCTGCATCTGCTGCGCACCGACCCGGATTCGCGCCGCATCATCGTGTCGGCATGGAACGTCGGTGAGATCGCTCAGATGGCGCTGGCGCCCTGCCACGCGCTGTTCCAGTTCTACGTCGCCGACGGCAAGCTGTCCTGCCAGCTCTATCAGCGCAGCGCGGACTTGTTCCTCGGGGTGCCGTTCAACATCGCCAGTTACGCGCTGCTGACTCACATGATGGCCGCGCAGGCCGGGCTGGGCGTCGGCGACTTCATCTGGACCGGAGGCGACTGCCACATCTATGACAATCATGTGGACCAGGTCACCGAACAACTGAGTCGAACGCCGCGGCCGTACCCGAAATTGGTTCTGGCGCAGCGTGAATCCATCTTCGACTACACCTACGAAGACATCGAGATCCGGGACTACGACCCGCATCCGGCGATCAAGGCGCCCGTCGCGGTATGA
- a CDS encoding alpha/beta fold hydrolase yields the protein MPTITDTITTADGDCPVRLFTPEGPGPWPGVVMYPDAGGVRATFEAIAAELAGFGYAVLLPDVYYRQPGWQPFDMATVFADATERARLFSMLGGVTPDRMTVDAQAFFDYLAGRPEVRGEKFGVCGYCMGGRTSVVVAGRVPERVAAAASFHGGGLVTDAPDSPHLLADRMTATVYVAGAQNDASFTQEHAATLDEALSTAGVPHTVEFYPAAHGFAVPDNAPFDADAAARHWAAMREVFGGAL from the coding sequence ATGCCCACGATCACCGACACCATCACCACGGCCGACGGCGACTGCCCCGTTCGCCTGTTCACTCCCGAGGGCCCAGGGCCCTGGCCGGGTGTTGTGATGTATCCCGACGCCGGCGGGGTCCGCGCGACCTTCGAAGCCATTGCCGCGGAGCTGGCTGGCTTCGGCTACGCCGTGCTCCTGCCCGATGTCTACTACCGCCAACCGGGTTGGCAGCCCTTCGACATGGCGACGGTGTTCGCCGACGCCACAGAGCGCGCCCGCCTGTTCTCGATGCTCGGGGGCGTGACCCCGGACCGCATGACCGTCGACGCACAAGCATTCTTCGATTACCTGGCCGGCCGGCCCGAGGTGCGCGGGGAGAAGTTCGGGGTGTGCGGTTACTGCATGGGTGGGCGGACATCGGTCGTCGTCGCCGGGCGGGTGCCCGAGCGGGTGGCCGCGGCGGCGTCCTTCCATGGTGGCGGTCTGGTCACCGATGCCCCGGACAGCCCACATCTGCTGGCCGATCGGATGACCGCCACCGTCTATGTGGCCGGCGCCCAGAACGACGCCTCGTTCACCCAGGAACACGCGGCAACCCTGGACGAGGCGCTGAGCACTGCCGGGGTTCCGCACACCGTCGAGTTCTATCCAGCCGCGCACGGCTTCGCCGTCCCCGACAACGCACCCTTTGACGCCGATGCCGCGGCCCGGCACTGGGCGGCGATGCGCGAGGTATTCGGCGGCGCGCTCTAA